One stretch of Daphnia pulicaria isolate SC F1-1A chromosome 6, SC_F0-13Bv2, whole genome shotgun sequence DNA includes these proteins:
- the LOC124341923 gene encoding protein TSSC4-like, which translates to MEPQKLNDSFTLQCQNEEFSARRESIFGNLPIVELAHKEIPALSSSTCDIVIDEENSKNDDVTIYKGEESMFKRPMPKLKKSSYPPRRQHHLNRTNTPDHKKNPHKWVKYNLAATSDVTDKSNTAAALSFLRDLEDRKRKLEDVDEPADTSGKIVFKKPKTFEGRSEKGKTYRDGKLVMPAFEFGSGSKKQKESRRKLKASIEGSSQTTKIQSCLSHLEEEDGEEDPNTDDKNG; encoded by the coding sequence ATGGAGCCCCAAAAGCTAAATGACAGTTTCACTTTGCAGTGtcaaaatgaagaattttCTGCTAGACGGGAatcaatttttggaaatttacCTATTGTAGAACTTGCCCACAAAGAAATACCGGCATTGTCTTCTTCTACGTGTGACATAGTGATCGATGAAGAGAATTCAAAAAACGACGACGTGACGATTTATAAGGGAGAAGAAAGTATGTTTAAAAGGCCCAtgccaaaattgaaaaagtcatCCTATCCCCCAAGAAGACAGCATCATCTAAACAGAACCAATACTCCTGATCACAAGAAAAACCCACACAAATGGGTTAAGTACAATTTAGCTGCAACTTCGGATGTTACTGACAAGTCCAACACTGCAGCTGCATTGTCATTTCTCAGGGACCTGGAAGACAGGAAGCGCAAACTTGAAGATGTTGACGAGCCTGCTGATACCTCAGGGAAAATTGTGTTCAAGAAACCTAAAACTTTTGAAGGGCGATCAGAAAAAGGCAAAACATACAGAGATGGGAAACTTGTTATGCCCGCATTTGAGTTTGGTTCTGGATCCAAAAAGCAGAAAGAGAGCAGGAGAAAGTTGAAAGCAAGCATTGAAGGTTCatcacaaacaacaaaaatacagAGCTGTCTCAGTcacctggaagaagaagatggagaagaagatcctAATACTGATGATAAAAATGGGTAG
- the LOC124344518 gene encoding ribosomal L1 domain-containing protein 1-like isoform X2 encodes MGLKIKKSPKPVTATQKKQSVPKKSTVSPAKKGTQIPPAGKKTEKKKSQKKNVTRPVDVPSEYVNMQDPSITSKCELQKSSVEAAVSAAFKAHELTLQKTKGGQLFDSEPHPINLLVSAIKISSSDPQPFRVKVPHPFLNDECDICLIVQDLEKGWKVNHEPTTQHYQELLDSKNVSFISEVMPLRQLRIEFKPFEARGKFAKRFDVVLVDKRIAKFIPRYLGKAFYQAGKLPVSIDIEAEDLLAEVNRALATSMMSMSNKGSSTQMQVGLSNQTEKQIIENIMAVYESMPKHFPGKFENIRSLYIRFGNNTWTVPIYVSFATRDSVTLPVSKKRDEPLIDDLSTLAPGWKIAVYPSGEVKKIKDEGYQHTDLDAAIEDIEAPEKVLELDGDEDMSDAEIDEKKTAAAKTSRKAPKNVKKTKRTTEASDVEDEPKSQDKSEKISKKKKAKPADDSSEDEGDALEEEYMKELDILEEKIVGANPEEGDDAEDDVEEAVEEEVKKADSKPKQIKKKTLKKMNIKKKAKRA; translated from the exons ATGGGTCTTAAAATTAAGAAGTCACCAAAGCCAGTAACAGCTACACAAAAGAAGCAATCCGTTCCTAAGAAATCTACGGTTTCTCCTGCGAAGAAAGGAACTCAGATACCCCCTGCTGGAaagaaaacagagaaaaaaaaatctcagaaaaaaaatgtaacccGTCCGGTTGACGTTCCATCCGAGTATGTTAATATGCAGGATCCATCGATAACTTCAAAATgtgaattacaaaaaagttcg GTTGAAGCTGCTGTTAGCGCAGCTTTCAAAGCACATGAGCTAACTCTTCAGAAAACGAAAGGTGGACAACTATTTGACAGCGAACCACACCCTATAAATCTTCTTGTGTCAGCCATAAAGATTTCAAGTTCTGATCCACAACCCTTTAGAGT taagGTACCACATCCATTTTTGAATGATGAGTGTGACATTTGTTTGATTGTCCAAGATTTGGAAAAAGGATGGAAGGTTAATCATGAACCTACCACTCAACACTATCAAGAACTTCTTGACagcaaaaatgtttctttcatATCTGAA gTAATGCCCCTGAGACAGTtgagaattgaatttaaaccATTTGAGGCAAGAGGAAAATTTGCTAAGCGTTTTGATGTTGTATTGGTTGACAAAAGAATTGCCAAGTTTATTCCAAGATATCTTGGTAAAGCATTTTATCAAGCTGGAAA ATTACCTGTGTCAATCGATATTGAAGCTGAAGATCTTTTAGCCGAAGTTAACCGAGCTCTAGCTACAAGTATGATGTCTATGTCGAATAAAGGCTCAAGTACACAGATGCAGGTTGGATTGTCAAACCAAACTGAGAAGCAAATAATCGAGAATATCATGGCAGTTTATGAAAGCATGCCAAAACATTTccccgggaaatttgaaaatattcgtAGCTTATATATTAGATTCGGAAACAACACATGGACTGTTCCAATCTACGTCAGTTTTG CCACTCGAGATTCCGTTACATTGCCAGTCTCCAAGAAACGCGACGAGCCCCTGATCGACGATCTTAGCACACTTGCACCTGGTTGGAAAATTGCTGTTTACCCTAGCGGTGAAGTTAAAAAGATTAAAGACGAAGGATACCAACATACGGATTTGGACGCTGCTATTGAAGACATTGAAGCGCCTGAAAAGGTTTTGGAACTAGATGGCGACGAAGACATGTCTGATGCTGAAATCGACGAAAAGAAAACAGCTGCAGCCAAGACGTCACGCAAAGCTCCCAAAAAtgtgaagaagacgaaaagaaCAACTGAAGCATCTGATGTTGAAGACGAACCCAAAAGTCAAGATAAATCAGAaaagatttcaaagaaaaagaaagcgaaACCAGCTGATGACAGCAGTGAAGACGAAGGCGATGCATTGGAAGAAGAGTACATGAAAGAATTAGATATTCTAGAAGAGAAAATAGTTGGAGCAAACCCTGAAGAAG GTGACGACGCTGAAGATGATGTTGAAGAAGCTGTCGAAGAAGAGGTAAAGAAAGCCGATTCGAAACCTAAGCAgatcaagaagaaaacattgaaaaaaatgaacattaagaaaaaagccaaacgCGCGTAA
- the LOC124344518 gene encoding ribosomal L1 domain-containing protein 1-like isoform X1 translates to MGLKIKKSPKPVTATQKKQSVPKKSTVSPAKKGTQIPPAGKKTEKKKSQKKNVTRPVDVPSEYVNMQDPSITSKCELQKSSVEAAVSAAFKAHELTLQKTKGGQLFDSEPHPINLLVSAIKISSSDPQPFRVKVPHPFLNDECDICLIVQDLEKGWKVNHEPTTQHYQELLDSKNVSFISEVMPLRQLRIEFKPFEARGKFAKRFDVVLVDKRIAKFIPRYLGKAFYQAGKLPVSIDIEAEDLLAEVNRALATSMMSMSNKGSSTQMQVGLSNQTEKQIIENIMAVYESMPKHFPGKFENIRSLYIRFGNNTWTVPIYVSFATRDSVTLPVSKKRDEPLIDDLSTLAPGWKIAVYPSGEVKKIKDEGYQHTDLDAAIEDIEAPEKVLELDGDEDMSDAEIDEKKTAAAKTSRKAPKNVKKTKRTTEASDVEDEPKSQDKSEKISKKKKAKPADDSSEDEGDALEEEYMKELDILEEKIVGANPEEGDDAEDGDDAEDGDDAEDDVEEAVEEEVKKADSKPKQIKKKTLKKMNIKKKAKRA, encoded by the exons ATGGGTCTTAAAATTAAGAAGTCACCAAAGCCAGTAACAGCTACACAAAAGAAGCAATCCGTTCCTAAGAAATCTACGGTTTCTCCTGCGAAGAAAGGAACTCAGATACCCCCTGCTGGAaagaaaacagagaaaaaaaaatctcagaaaaaaaatgtaacccGTCCGGTTGACGTTCCATCCGAGTATGTTAATATGCAGGATCCATCGATAACTTCAAAATgtgaattacaaaaaagttcg GTTGAAGCTGCTGTTAGCGCAGCTTTCAAAGCACATGAGCTAACTCTTCAGAAAACGAAAGGTGGACAACTATTTGACAGCGAACCACACCCTATAAATCTTCTTGTGTCAGCCATAAAGATTTCAAGTTCTGATCCACAACCCTTTAGAGT taagGTACCACATCCATTTTTGAATGATGAGTGTGACATTTGTTTGATTGTCCAAGATTTGGAAAAAGGATGGAAGGTTAATCATGAACCTACCACTCAACACTATCAAGAACTTCTTGACagcaaaaatgtttctttcatATCTGAA gTAATGCCCCTGAGACAGTtgagaattgaatttaaaccATTTGAGGCAAGAGGAAAATTTGCTAAGCGTTTTGATGTTGTATTGGTTGACAAAAGAATTGCCAAGTTTATTCCAAGATATCTTGGTAAAGCATTTTATCAAGCTGGAAA ATTACCTGTGTCAATCGATATTGAAGCTGAAGATCTTTTAGCCGAAGTTAACCGAGCTCTAGCTACAAGTATGATGTCTATGTCGAATAAAGGCTCAAGTACACAGATGCAGGTTGGATTGTCAAACCAAACTGAGAAGCAAATAATCGAGAATATCATGGCAGTTTATGAAAGCATGCCAAAACATTTccccgggaaatttgaaaatattcgtAGCTTATATATTAGATTCGGAAACAACACATGGACTGTTCCAATCTACGTCAGTTTTG CCACTCGAGATTCCGTTACATTGCCAGTCTCCAAGAAACGCGACGAGCCCCTGATCGACGATCTTAGCACACTTGCACCTGGTTGGAAAATTGCTGTTTACCCTAGCGGTGAAGTTAAAAAGATTAAAGACGAAGGATACCAACATACGGATTTGGACGCTGCTATTGAAGACATTGAAGCGCCTGAAAAGGTTTTGGAACTAGATGGCGACGAAGACATGTCTGATGCTGAAATCGACGAAAAGAAAACAGCTGCAGCCAAGACGTCACGCAAAGCTCCCAAAAAtgtgaagaagacgaaaagaaCAACTGAAGCATCTGATGTTGAAGACGAACCCAAAAGTCAAGATAAATCAGAaaagatttcaaagaaaaagaaagcgaaACCAGCTGATGACAGCAGTGAAGACGAAGGCGATGCATTGGAAGAAGAGTACATGAAAGAATTAGATATTCTAGAAGAGAAAATAGTTGGAGCAAACCCTGAAGAAGGTGACGACGCTGAAGATGGTGACGACGCTGAAGATGGTGACGACGCTGAAGATGATGTTGAAGAAGCTGTCGAAGAAGAGGTAAAGAAAGCCGATTCGAAACCTAAGCAgatcaagaagaaaacattgaaaaaaatgaacattaagaaaaaagccaaacgCGCGTAA
- the LOC124344520 gene encoding notchless protein homolog 1-like isoform X1: MISKRKLSESDEKEEVGHVLAQFKSESGELLESPIDLPLNITTANLQLICNAFVKKSDDEATPYTFFVQDVEVTSNLAAALKNVVLDSEKVLEIIYQPQAVFQVRAVTRCTSSLPGHSEAVISVSFSPDGKQLASGSGDTTVRFWDLNTESPLFTCKGHRHWVLCTAWAPNGQTLASACKSGEIRLWDAATGTQKGKPLVGHKQWVTWLVWEPFHLNPQCRKLASSSKDGDVRIWDVVLGTCLINLAGHQQGVSCIRWGGTGLIYSASQDRTVKVWRSEDGILCRTLQGHAHWVNTLALSTDYVLRTGAFEPAEFGRTQKTLTPEEAQKKALDRYNLVQQVGPERLVSGSDDFTLFLWNPETDKKHLARMTGHQQLVNDVKFSPDSRLIASASFDKSIKIWDGRTGNFITTLRGHVQAVYQISWSADSRLLVSGSADSTLKVWNLKTKKLHLDLPGHGDEVFAVDWSPDSQRVVSGGRDKVLKIWRY; this comes from the exons at GATTTCAAAAAGGAAGTTATCAGAGTCCGATGAAAAGGAAGAAGTTGGTCATGTTCTTGCACAGTTCAAATCCGAAAGTGGCGAACTTTTGGAGTCTCCGATTGATTTACCTCTCAATATAACTACAGCAAACTTGCAGTTGATTTGCAATGCATTCGTTAAAAAGAGTGACGATGAAGCTACTCcctatacattttttgttcaaGATGTAGAAGTTACAAGTAACCTTGCTGCTGCTCTCAAAAACGTAGTATTGGACAGTGAAAAAGTATTGGAAATTATCTATCAACCTCAAGCTGTTTTTCAAGTCAGAGCGGTGACTAGATGCACaag TTCTTTACCTGGACATTCAGAAGCTGTCATTTCAGTAAGTTTCAGTCCTGATGGGAAGCAGTTGGCTAGTGGCTCAGGTGATACCACTGTCAGATTCTGGGACTTAAATACAGAAAGTCCCTTGTTCACATGTAAAG gaCACAGACATTGGGTTCTGTGCACTGCTTGGGCCCCCAATGGACAGACTTTGGCATCAGCTTGCAAAAGTGGTGAAATTCGGTTGTGGGATGCCGCAACTGGGACACAGAAAGGCAAACCACTTGTGGGTCATAAACAGTGGGTGACCTGGCTTGTTTGGGAACCTTTTCACTTGAACCCACAGTGCAGGAAGTTAGCAAGTTCTTCCAAAGATGGTGACGTCCGGATATGGGATGTAGTTCTTGGTACTTGTTTGATTAACCTTGCTGGTCATCAACAAGGGGTATCATGTATAAGGTGGGGTGGAACAGGACTCATATATTCCGCATCTCAG GATCGGACAGTAAAAGTTTGGCGATCTGAAGACGGAATATTATGCAGGACATTGCAAGGGCATGCTCATTGGGTCAACACATTAGCGTTGAGCACCGACTACGTTCTACGAACTGGCGCTTTCGAACCAGCAGAATTTGGGCGCACTCAGAAAACTTTGACGCCCGAAGAAGCACAGAAAAAAGCTCTGGACCGATATAATCTAGTTCAACAAGTCGGTCCCGAACGTTTAGTGTCTGGTTCGGACGATTTCACTCTGTTTTTATGGAATCCTGAAACAGATAAAAAGCATTTAG CTCGTATGACGGGTCATCAACAATTGGTTAATGACGTCAAATTTTCTCCCGATTCGAGATTGATTGCTTCAGCCTCCTTCGACAAATCGATAAAAATCTGGGATGGAAGAACAGGCAATTTCATAACGACTCTTCGAGGTCACGTACAAGCCGTCTACCAAATTTCCTGGTCGGCCGATTCTCGGCTTCTTGTTAGCGGAAGTGCAGACTCTACTTTGAAAG TTTGgaacttaaaaacaaaaaagttgcatTTGGACTTGCCCGGACACGGTGATGAAGTATTTGCTGTTGATTGGAGCCCTGACTCACAACGAGTTGTTTCTGGAGGACGAGATAAAGTTCTGAAGAT ATGGCGATATTAA
- the LOC124344585 gene encoding putative vacuolar protein sorting-associated protein TDA6: MQQQGKNIRKWFHLFVFVCGLIAHPSESITPEVEQLIRSWSPLIWLHSEESFLPSTVEFFLPEVTIQDEEGTIIQDYVTPETLIGGENSSVLHMQTREPLDCPACYNLDVFFGQSIEMGGVPVYTIYREYDDAFNTLDVSYFAFYPYNRGKDACVGVPVNGSCVGAEKNLGNHVGDWEHNALRFRNGKPYMIHLNVHSFGAYYTWNETTNNFQFFVGEEVRAAVGRDYNDEPSEMEGRYEPQYPQTVELIGTHPVVYSANGSHGLWGSADVHTYVPGLPLQDFTDEGMAWTTWDNLIIIPWLPSNISYEGNLNWLNFLGDWGNSAEGCEYEIVTGECELGSGPSGPRSKVDFPDPEPKTSMQNY, from the exons ATGCAACAACAAGGGAAAAATATACGAAAATGGTTTCACCTTTTCGTCTTCGTCTGTGGATTGATTGCGCATCCTTCTGAATCTATAACACCCGAAG tcgAACAACTTATCCGATCGTGGTCTCCTTTGATTTGGCTCCACAGCGAAGAAAGTTTTCTACCTAGCACAGTGGAGTTTTTTTTGCCCGAAGTTACAATTCAAGATGAAGAAGGTACAATTATCCAAGACTATGTAACCCCCGAAACTCTGATTGGCGGAGAAAACAGCTCAGTGTTACACATGCAAACACGCGAACCTTTGG ATTGCCCCGCTTGTTACAACCTGGATGTATTTTTCGGCCAGTCGATCGAGATGGGAGGCGTGCCTGTCTACACAATCTACCGCGAATACGACGATGCATTTAATACCCTCGATGTCTCTTATTTCGCGTTTTACCCGTATAATCGTGGAAAGGATGCGTGTGTAG GTGTCCCAGTTAACGGAAGTTGTGTAGGAGCAGAGAAAAATCTTGGAAATCACGTGGGCGACTGGGAACACAATGCTCTGCGTTTTAGA AATGGGAAGCCGTATATGATTCACCTTAACGTTCATAGCTTCGGTGCTTATTATACTTGGAATGAAACTACAAACAATTTTCAGTTCTTTGTTGGGGAGGAAGTTCGAGCTGCG GTTGGTCGGGATTACAATGACGAACCTTCTGAAATGGAAGGAAGGTATGAACCACAGTATCCGCAAACAGTTGAACTTATTGGAACTCATCCCGTTGTGTACAGTGCTAATGGTTCACACGGTCTCTGGGGATCAGCAG ATGTACACACTTACGTCCCTGGCCTGCCTCTTCAGGATTTCACAGACGAAG GAATGGCTTGGACAACGTGGGATAACCTTATTATAATTCCATGGTTGCCCAGCAATATAAG CTATGAAGGAAATTTAAATTGGTTAAATTTCCTCGGGGACTGGGGTAACAGCGCAGAAGGGTGTGAATACGAAATCGTGACtg GTGAATGTGAACTTGGCTCGGGGCCAAGTGGTCCGAGAAGCAAAGTAGATTTCCCAGATCCGGAGCCTAAAACTTCTATGCAAAACTACTGA